The sequence ACCTTCATTGACCTGGCCGGCCACGAACGATACCTGAAGACCACCGTATTCGGGATGACGGGGCACGCGCCAGACTTTGGCATGCTTATGGTGAGTTCGATTAAGCTTGAATTTTAATTCTAAACGGTCTCAATATGCGCCCTTGGGTTTTGTTGCAGATTGGAGCGAATTCGGGAATCGTGGGCATGACCAAAGAACACCTCGGTCTCGCGCTGGCCCTCTCGGTTCCAGTTTTTGTCGTCGTGACCAAGATCGACATGTGTCCGCCCAACATCCTGCAGGACAACCTGAAGTTGTTGTACAAAATTCTAAAATCGCAAGGCTGTCGCAAAGTGCCAGTGATGGTGAAGACGAGCGACGATGTTGTGCTGAGTGCCACCAACTTCGTCTCGGAACGGTTATGTCCCATCTTTCAAGTATCGAACGTGACGGGTGAAAATTTGGAGCTACTGAAAATGTTTCTCAACCTGTTGAACGTGCGCACCACGGGCAACGATGCGTTACCAACCGAGTTTCAAATCGATGACACGTACGCCGTACCGGTAAGTGGCAAGGAACGTAATCCACACCTCTTGGTCTGATTTGCTTGTGGGGCTTTTCTGATAGGGCGTCGGGACGGTCGTGTCGGGCATTACGTTACAAGGAATCGTAAGGTTAAACGATACGCTGCTGCTTGGTCCCGATCCCCTGGGCGCTTTCCTGCCGATCACCATCAAAAGTATTCACCGGAAGCGAATGGTGGTGCGTGAGGTGCGAAGCGGACAGACGGCGAGCTTTGcgttgaaaaaaatcaaacgctCCCAGATCCGCAAGGGGATGGTAATGGTGAGCCCGGCCCTGAACCCGCAAGCCTGCTGGGAGTTTGATTGCGAGATTTTGGTTCTGCACCATCCTACGACCATCTCGAGCAAGTACGGCCGTTGGTCGGCCATGGTGCACTGCGGGAGCATCCGGCAGACCGCACAGATTCTGCAAATGTCCAAGGAGTGCCTCCGAACAGGCGACAAAGCGGTGGTGCGGTTTCGGTTCATAAAAAATCCGGAATACATGAAACCCGGACAGCGGATGGTGTTCCGTGAGGGACGCACCAAAGCGGTAGGAAACGTACTCCAGCCATTGTACACCCCGGGAAGCATTCAGCAGCGATCGAAGCCCAACAAAATGCAATCCAATCGCGGTATTGTGGCACCCGGCTGTGGTTCGGCTTCTATCAAACTGCCGCTATCGAAAGGTTCCAGCGCTACGGTTGATGCAGAATCGAACACCACCGATGAAAGCATGAGCGAAACAGCCGTACTGGACATAGGCACCGATAAACGCAATCACAAACCACCCGGCAGTAGCCACAAAAAGCGTCCAGTTCTTTCCATACCCGGTGCTAGTGCGGTGGGAAGTGCGACGGCATCACAATCGGTTACCTCCAGCTCGGCCGGCAGTGCGAGCGGGTCGGGAACGGTGGCGTTAGATATGAGCAAGCTTTCAATAGCATCCAACTGAGCCCGGATTTGGCTGACGATTACCATGAGCTAATGTTGAAACATTAACTTGAAATGCGCACCGTGCGCTCGTCAAATGGCTCTTGCCTCCTTGACTCAGGTTATGAACCTGAACTTTTTATGTGCTGATACAGAAAGTTTAAGTTTACTTCCGTTTCGGTGAATGCTGCCGAAATCTGCAAATGTCTCAGAAGATCCGAAGACGATCTGCTCATCTGAGCGAtgctgatttgtttttt is a genomic window of Anopheles cruzii unplaced genomic scaffold, idAnoCruzAS_RS32_06 scaffold01121_ctg1, whole genome shotgun sequence containing:
- the LOC128276403 gene encoding GTP-binding protein 1-like → IDLAGHERYLKTTVFGMTGHAPDFGMLMIGANSGIVGMTKEHLGLALALSVPVFVVVTKIDMCPPNILQDNLKLLYKILKSQGCRKVPVMVKTSDDVVLSATNFVSERLCPIFQVSNVTGENLELLKMFLNLLNVRTTGNDALPTEFQIDDTYAVPGVGTVVSGITLQGIVRLNDTLLLGPDPLGAFLPITIKSIHRKRMVVREVRSGQTASFALKKIKRSQIRKGMVMVSPALNPQACWEFDCEILVLHHPTTISSKYGRWSAMVHCGSIRQTAQILQMSKECLRTGDKAVVRFRFIKNPEYMKPGQRMVFREGRTKAVGNVLQPLYTPGSIQQRSKPNKMQSNRGIVAPGCGSASIKLPLSKGSSATVDAESNTTDESMSETAVLDIGTDKRNHKPPGSSHKKRPVLSIPGASAVGSATASQSVTSSSAGSASGSGTVALDMSKLSIASN